Proteins encoded together in one Urocitellus parryii isolate mUroPar1 chromosome 3, mUroPar1.hap1, whole genome shotgun sequence window:
- the Smim44 gene encoding small integral membrane protein 44, which translates to MPGLADQEETQDWSAAPPVYEEYRPPPLDTIRLPRYGLYLLIAAFLVVAVAYAIVGHLIKDLAHDLADWAFGPKSDQEETPRRERATSVAGEDLEELDLAWQDEEALEGGGQGVPLESPARDPHHPSIIFRDPQVQSSWRLE; encoded by the exons ATGCCGGGGTTGGCGGACCAGGAGGAGACCCAGGACTGGAGCGCTGCCCCCCCGGTGTATGAGGAGTACCGGCCGCCCCCGCTGGACACCATCCGCCTGCCCAGGTACGGGCTGTACCTGCTGATCGCCGCGTTCCTGGTGGTGGCTGTGGCCTACGCCATTGTCGGGCACCTCATCAAAGACCTGGCCCACGACTTGGCCG ACTGGGCATTCGGCCCGAAGTCAGACCAAGAGGAGACACCTCGCCGGGAGCGGGCCACCAGCGTGGCCGGGGAGGACCTGGAGGAACTGGACTTGGCCTGGCAGGACGAGGAGGCCCTCGAGGGCGGTGGACAGGGCGTCCCCTTGGAATCCCCCGCCCGGGACCCCCACCATCCCTCCATCATCTTCAGGGACCCCCAGGTCCAAAGCTCCTGGAGGCTGGAGTGA